AATgatatgcataaaaaaaaattttaaaagagaaaTATCTCAATGATTTATCATAAGTGACTCTGACGCCACTTGTTGGAAAATAACCGAAGAATAAACCTAAAATTCATCATGTCACGTAATcaagaattaaaaaataaactataCTAGAAGCATACCTGAAGCCAAATCCTTAAGACTTTAGAACAAGAGGTTGATCTTCCGGATCTACGTGTTTTTCTTTGAAAACCATATAGTTTTTCCTTGGATTTATTTCTATTCATGAGATTTAGAGACAAGAGAACGTGATTTGCGAGATCTGGAGATCATAAGCCTTATATGGATATATCTTTTGATATTTCTATTTTAGCTCatcattaaaattaaaattacactttaatatatatacattaaaGACCCAAAATTTGTCAGATACATTAAAACTCATTAACGAAAAACCTATAATCCACATATAAACTCATACAATTTTAATTGATCTAACACTAAGAACCAAAAATCCAGTGCTTTAAATCCTTTGCCCATCACTTAAAAGTGGTGAAGATTCATGGGTTTACCCTAATGCACACTCCACCTTTCTTTGTGAAATTTATATTGAAGCATTGTAAggttgtaacgtccgaaaaaacaatctacgtaaaccacatgcatgcaaaattattttaattgcttaattgttttatttaatttttttaaatgctagcatgatatttttacatgattaaatttatgattgcatgattaaataataatatgacatgattacatgaaattaaagattttactcgaatattcgataataggcaggggAAAAGAGACCATGGACGatcaagataagaatatttattttccattaaataattgcaaggcttcctaatatgatttaaaaatgatttaattttcctaaaaatgttggagttcgaattatttgtGAGTCAGGCTCGATTTTTCCCGGGAAGCAGGTTTgggaaaataaggagttttaaaagatcaaaaatattatttttgggaaactaattttataaacttttattatataattaaataaatattactgagcccaatttaattaatttaagtaaGCCCAATTACCCTTAAATTTGCAAACCCAAAACCAAACTCCATTTAACTTGCAATTGAATCTATAAACATGTTACCTAGGTTTTTAAATCACCATATTTCCTTCTTGTAGCAGCCAAAATTCACCCTTGCACACAcataatattttcgaaaataggaAGAAAGAAAAGGGCTTGTGTTCTTCAtcgtccggtcgtccaacgtcgcaccctcgccaaaggtcgtatattcgagcgttataaaGTCAAAAACACgttttataaactcttttaaacatcatacaaatcatattacgcatgatttaattgtttattcatgaaaaaaatagGTATTAGATATTTTTACGGTAGAtcgtatattttaaaaaacacgACGATTTTACGTTAATATAAAAAAGTTTTGAATCAATTGGGTACGCTGCCAATGTAGGATGTTACATGATTGGATTATGAAAAAAATAGAGGAAACAAGGCTGGAACCTTAGGATAAGAAGGATGAGAGAAGCCAAGGATTCCATGTGCAATTCTCATTCATGGCATTAAGGGGTGGCTCGATAGTTTTCATGAGGGCTGGGGCTTGGCCAGGGCTGGTTCAGGGGCAATGGTGGTCTCGGTCTAGGGCTGGTTGGGTCCTAGGGCGGCTAGGGTTCGAGCTttgggctggggaagagtccacgtgaAGAGGGACTCTCTCCCACACTCGTgtatgtgcagtagcggccAAGGGGGCTCGCTGCTGGGGCTGGGTGGCTAAAAGTAGGTCCATAAAGGTCCAAGAGAGATGGGCAGGGCTCAGGACAGGGGTTGGTGTGGCTGGGTTGGCTGCTGGTTCGAGAAAACGTGAGGCAACCATTGGGATCGCGCAAGCTGCTATCCTTGTTTCAGGTGGCTCGTGCATGGGTCCATGGGTCTGGGATGGGCGTGGTTGGGTCTGAGCATGGTCCAGGGTTGGTTAGAGTCAGGTTGTTTTGGTGGTGGCTCGGCTAGGAGAGTCCTAGTTAGCCCAGAGTCCTAGGCGAGAGGGAAAGTTCATGTGCGCAGCTTGTACCTTCAAGCATGGGCTCTGTGCGTGGGTTCAGGGGTCTGGGTTGGGCTTTGTTGGGTCTGGGAGTGGTCCATAGTTGGTTAGGGTcaggtgggctcggtggtggctcggatGGAAGTTTCCTAGGTTGGCTAGGAGTCTATAGGCGTGAGTAAAAAACCATGCCAACTATGGGTCTGTCCAGGAGAGTTTGAGCGAGTTAAGGACTGGTTCCAGGGGCTGGGCTTTGTCAAGAGGGTGCCTAGGTGGTTGGCTTGGGTTTCGATGAAGGTGGCTCGTgcgtggctcgagtattttggggagatggctcggtgtgttcgaatacgtgtcaaaaacaaaaatatatgaactaaaattggaaccatgggtcAACGGGTTTGAttcatggctcacaagggtagattatgtaataaaaatgttatgtttaaaatttgggaagaaaatatagAGTTTGAATTTATCCGAGATTTAATCGCCCCAAGAaacattaattaaataagtaattgaaacgcctagttttaagctttataaaattatgaaaattatatttaagattaaataattatttggaataAGTCTGtgtcattaaaagtgagaaaagataaaatcgagaatttttacgtctaAGGACAAAACGATAATTTTACACTTAGAAAATACGTAAAATCTTGGCAGCGTtccgaaggatcataatgcatgttaaatgatattttatgatttaaaatgataattttgatgataatatgttattttattatttattgtaAAGTTGTGCAATTTGTAATGTttaaaaatgctatttttggaaagttatgatatttcatgatttttaaagaaataaaaaaaatattttgagtgatgtgaattgattgtgacatatgatatatgattctgGGGGATCCGTTTATGTGAGGATGGTGAACCGTGAACATACGATTTTGTGaggatgtcgtgaggggaaaatgCCCCAGAGAAAGCACATTTATGAGAAAAGGCCCAGATGGagcccgtctatgggagaaggcccccgagAGAAcctcgacgatcgtatttccacggCGGAGCCTAATGCACAGtcccatgggccatgtggagctgaagactAATCAGTCGATCggaggataaaagctagtcactttcaaaaaatcaaacttcacccaaaatgatatatgatttaaagatttattattaaaatgatttctatgatatatgatttttgatgaCGATTAAAGttgtttttaaatgatttatttatgcttaaaactattttttaattatgcccaaaagttattttaaataaaatatgattttaatatgCTTGTGAgcgtatatgtattattttctatccatgtttagaacgtgctgagtctttagactcattaggtttATATGATGCAGAATTTGATGATATTATgggaggcgctgacgcttgagtagatcgagtgcagcagtacacagCCGAGGGCATTTATGTTTCTGTACTAGCTTGATAGattaatgatttaaagattatattaatgattttattagagatatttttatacTTTATATTTGTTAGTTGATCTTTGTGAAGGTCGATATAGGATATTGGTTAGTTGATGATTtaagatttattttatgcacttgagatttcatatgtaattaatttattattgattgttagaaatgataagttatttattttagaattttcgagtttatgattttttttttataaaaaaatcgaggtcgtttcagttggtatcagagcccactacatattatgtagttatttacTTTAGTTTTGCAATTGTCATTTAAATCCCTCAACGTTTATATTATGTACGATATGTGAGTTCATTCCTCCCCAAATTGGAAGATGCGGCAACCCTAGCTAACCAATTTAATAGTGCCCTTCATATGAAATTCCTCTTCCTAAGTCCACGAACTCTTCACCGAGCTCTATCAGCTAGCGACGCTGAGGAAAGCACGATGCAGGAGCAAAATTAAGAACAAATTACAATTGTCGATGGAGATTCACGTCGTGCTTTTTCTAGGCGTCGTAGGCTAAGATCGACGTAAAAATCATCGGCTTGAGAGAGGAATTTTGTAGAAATCAAGTTATTGTTGTTGCATAGTTTAATTTCATGGGGAATGACTCGTGTGCACTTAATTAACATGTGAAGTTCGTCAGATTTGAGTggctaatattatatttttactataaatataaagttaaataattattaatggAATAAGCTTAAAAATGGACgagattgagattgaagaataAAAAGATAAAATTAGGAACATGATATAGTCAAGATTTTAATAGATAAATGCATACATCGAAGCAATCTAATTGAGAAATAATTTAGGAATAGATTTgagatatataaataaattcattatttaaaaaaatgtgaTTATCGATCTACTTAAAAATAGGAATAGggttaaaatatattaaacacctatccaatcaaataaatcattattggcagtaaaataaataattctaAAGAGAGtgtattaattttatattcttaatgacttttatagagtttaaaAGTCTATAGATAATCAATCTAGAATTTTATATACTAAAAGTTATCCACATTTCAATTGTTAGTTcaaataaatttcaaaaaaatcacAATAATAAATTACAAAATTCATAAGGTTATATGAAAAAGTTAAAAAATgtcaataaaaatcatgcaaaATTAATTTACAAGATTTTGTGGAAAGTCTGTTATTTAAAAAAAGTCAGTAAATATCTACAAGGAATACATCTCATCCCTAAagtatatgaattatattgtttgaaatattactaaaatttatttaaaattcctaataaaatattaataagtaAAGTAAATAATATTCTACGACATTATTTTTAGAATAAAAAGGATATGAAAAGATTTTACGTGATTCTATAATGAATTCGACTGATCTCGTTTTATCGGCAAAACCATTTCGCTACTTTGAAAACTTCAACTCCAAATCGTAACAACCCGAGAATTTCACCAATCTCATTCAAACCGAATCTTCGATCAAACTCATTAAAATTCGTATCAAAGAAACTCCGACTTTCGATGAATGGGATGGAAACAAGATCCGCCAAGAGAAAGAAGCTACTCAATCTGAATGCAGAAGGAGGAGGCACAGTTCCAACGAAACATGTTGAAATTCAGGACAGGATCAGTGATCTTCCAGATGACATTCTTCATCACATTCTTTCGTTTCTACCTATTAAATCCATTGCGAAAGCCGGCATCCTGTCGAAGCGTTGGAGAAACGTATGGTACTCGTTTCCCAATCTCGACTTCACCACTGCCAACGCTGTTGCCGAATCATTGTTTCCCTTTGTTAGGAAGCCGAAAATGAGAAGAAAAGAACGTTCTTGCTTCTTGAGAGGATCCAAGTACATCGACCAGATTATAGGCCTACTCGAGAAGCATTCGGGTATAAGGGTCCTTAAATTTCGGTTTGTCGTGAGTTTTTCCGGGCTGAACAGTCTGATTCGTGGTGCTGTGAGGCACGATGTACAAGAGCTTGATGTGGAGGTCTCTACGTTTGATTACTTCAACTTCCCTCGGAGTGTCATAAGTTGTGAAACGCTACGAGTTCTCAGATTAAAGTCCTTGTATCCTGGTTTTAGGTTGCCTCCTGCGGAGATCATGAAACATGGCTTCAAATCACTCGGTACTCTATCACTTTCTGGTCTCTTTTTACGTGATCAGCCATCCATACTCGATTTGTTCACCGATTCGTCGTTTCCTTCGCTTAAGAACCTGCATTTAGATGCTTGTTCGGGGTTGAAGAACCTCTGGATCAAGTGTCCTAGCTTAGAAGATTTATCTATAGATGGCTGCCATCAGATGCAAGATTTGGAGATTTCGGTCCAGAAACTCAACAGATTAAGGGTAACAAGGTGCTTCATTTGTTCAAATCGTACACGTGTTATGATTGATGCCCCGATGCTCGCCAATATTATCTGGTCCGACAATTCTGTCACCGATGAAAGTGTTTTGCAGAACTTAACTTCGTTACACGAAGCCCGTATCGAATTCTTCATTCGTCAAGGTTGTCAAAGTCCGGCAAAGATCAAAAGTGCATTGAATTTTCTGTCTGGAATCTCTCATTGCCACCAGTCTTTGAAACTTGAAAGCCAGTGCATTGAGGCATGTATAATGTGTATATACTTTAATTTTCTCGACATAAAAGTTCGTATGTATATCTTTAAATTTTGGATCCTGAAAACGGACAGGTTTTATCAAGCAACAGTAGATTTGCAGGAGTATCATTAAGTCCCTTCCATAAACTTGGATCCTTGGAGCTCTTCATGACAGGATTTAACAAGCATAACATCCCCGGAATGGCGAAAATTTTCATGAATTCTCCCACCATTCACACCGTCATTATCACTATTCGTGGTTATCGTCATCCTGAACAAAGAGTAAGCCATTAATCTCCCACCATTTCTTTTGTTCGCGTTTAGTTTTGACGACTCGGTAATAAACGATTCTCTCTGGACCACAGCCCTGGAATGAAGAACTATGGGAAACGTGGAGTTCTGGAGAAGAAATTAAGCACTGGGAATCACAAATCCAGTGCGTTAAGCCCTTTTCCCACCACTTAAAAGTGGTGAAGATTCATGGGTTTATCGAATGCGGACTCGACCTTAGTTTTGTGAAATTTATATTGAAGCATGGAAAGGTATTGCAGCAAGTGTTTCTTTACGCTACTGTCTGTTCCAAGCAAATGGATTCGCTTCTAAGAGAAAATTTCATATCTCAAATAATGGGTTTCTCGAGGGCTTCTCCCAATGCTAGAATTGTATTTCCATAGGCCTAGCTTGATTCCCAGCTCTCTCTTCTGTTATCATTGAGTTCAGaaaattcatgaattattaAACTTTGAATTTGCTTAGTTTCTTTTAATAATGTTGAAGTTATCATCACATATCTCCTTCAAAATTAGACGTGAGGGTGTAATTTGTAAGTATATATGGGACGGGACTTCTCGCATCTACAAGAAATGCTTGTTATCAGTTGGGTCTAATGGAAAACGAAAATGATCTTATATTATTCAAGAGTATACATTTCGAAAATATGAATAGAAAATTGGCATGTTCCCCTAATCCACCAAATGAACACCCATGAATCAAATCAAATGTAACAGAAAATGTTAATTCTGTCCATGATGCAAGAACTCCTGGTAAAGAGCATGTTCCAGCCATTCTTCAGATCTCTCCATTAGTTCTGGGCTCAACCTAAACATGAGTACGCAGAACTCCATCTCATCAATCCCTCCATCCCCATCAAGATCGCCTTCTTTGACCATGCTCCGCAACTCATCATCACTGAACCCTTTCAATCCAAGAAAATCCGAGTTCGTCTTCAAGCTCTCAAACGTGATCACCCCTTTATCCCTATCCATTAAAAGGCTAAACCCTTTACAAAGTTCTGCTATTAGCCCCTCCCCTCCTAACTTATCCGCCATTCTCGCCAAATTGTCTTGAAATCCATTAATCTCTCTCGCACCCGCCATTGATGCCAAATAGATAGATTGATGCATGAGGGCTTGATCATTCGAGATGTATATATAAGTTTTAAACGTATAGAATATGCCAACTTATGTGTACGTATACACAGCAGACATTACATGTCGGTGTATGCTTTGGTTCTTGCTACATGAAATTGCTAACCTCTTTCTCGGAAGAAGCCTTGACAAGCTGTACGCAGACGGGGATGTGTGCACAGCTAACTTTTAATCGTAAAATATATTAATGTCGGGAACAGAAATTGGTCTGGTCTTGTTTAGGGCATCCGCATCCGTCGGAATTAATTCATGTTAATAACTCTCCATCTCATCAAAAATGATGGGGTCCACGAGCCACATATTCATTACATAACACTTCTCCATTATTAACACACACCCACATTCATTTAATTTCAACTTTCATTATTTATGGGTCTCACTGTCCACTTactcatttttatatatttttaatatttcaatatctttctaatatttttaacattttacaacaaatattactgaaaataaatagtattattattttaaaaataacttatttccaatattcattaaaatattattaagacattaaaaaataacttaattccaatatttcaatttaaaaatttattacaaaTTTGACTGAAAGCGTACACATAGGAAACAACAGTTGAACATaatgaaaaacaacatataaatCAAACATTTTGAAATTTGTAATAAACTGACTTCACTAGCCGTTGTACTTtgtattttataatattatttaaaaactaGCCGTTATAGTTTGCTAAATATGATATGAAGTATTTAATTTATGTTGGTGAATaatgttagcgacggtttttcaaacactgtcgctatttgcgacggtttgtaataaaaccgtcgcaaataacGACGGTTTTTACAACACCGTCGCAAATAACGACGGTTTTTACAAAACCGTCGCAaggtgtattttttttaaaaaaaataagaaagtaGTGACGCTTttgaatttgcgacggttttcaaaaacAGTCGCAAATTTCGGATTAAGTTCATCCTGATGAATTTTTCTGCTGACTTGGcacaaaaaattaataacacCTCCACCCACATTGGTGCTTTAATGTTAATGGGTGTTAATAACACCCATTAACATACCAATGTGGGTGCCCTTATGTGACATATTTTAATATCATGAGAAAAAGTTGTGTTGAAATTAATTCTAACACTTCAGACGTGGATCGCACCGACCTGTCTAGTGTGTGTATGTTTTCAAGGCATTGTATTTTATAAATTTGGGATTCTCTTTGGCTTTTCCTCCGTCTGTGCATGCGTAGTTTCTTTGCAACTTGCAAGAGTCGATGTTTCGTTCATTAGGGAGCATTGAAAAACATGCGGCGTGTATATATTTATTGTATTCACATGAAAACAATAGCACAGCACGTATAAGATGAGATTTTCGATAATCCAATAATGTTTCCAACCAAAATATGTCATTCttctaaaatataaaattagttcataatgtaataaaaataaaaaacaatgcATGTTTATTGATCTAAACATTAATATAAAGAATTTAAGAAGAGAAGAACAATAGTAATGAAGCCAAAGTTGCTTCTTCATCCCCGGATTCCGCGTCTTCATCTTTGTTGCAAGTTCTTCGCCTTCAAAATATTTCTCGTAAATTCTTTCGATCTCTCCTTGGGTTTTCGCGTGTGTCTAGGTCTCCTCTTCTGTGTTATTTTCGTGTCTCTTCCCTTTTCCTTAAAGATATGATGATTTCTTGAATAAAACCCTCCATGGTAGAGCTTTCGCAGACTTGGACTCTGTCAATTTCACACAAGAGTCTTCGGCGTTGAAGCAACGAACAGGTGGCACCGATGTGCCAAATTTTCTTCTCCGAACTTTAAAGTGTGTGGACTAAGCGTTGGGGCGCCGTTGTCTGGCGCTGAAGAGCCTGTATTCTA
This is a stretch of genomic DNA from Primulina eburnea isolate SZY01 chromosome 11, ASM2296580v1, whole genome shotgun sequence. It encodes these proteins:
- the LOC140804974 gene encoding putative F-box/FBD/LRR-repeat protein At4g03220, which translates into the protein METRSAKRKKLLNLNAEGGGTVPTKHVEIQDRISDLPDDILHHILSFLPIKSIAKAGILSKRWRNVWYSFPNLDFTTANAVAESLFPFVRKPKMRRKERSCFLRGSKYIDQIIGLLEKHSGIRVLKFRFVVSFSGLNSLIRGAVRHDVQELDVEVSTFDYFNFPRSVISCETLRVLRLKSLYPGFRLPPAEIMKHGFKSLGTLSLSGLFLRDQPSILDLFTDSSFPSLKNLHLDACSGLKNLWIKCPSLEDLSIDGCHQMQDLEISVQKLNRLRVTRCFICSNRTRVMIDAPMLANIIWSDNSVTDESVLQNLTSLHEARIEFFIRQGCQSPAKIKSALNFLSGISHCHQSLKLESQCIEVLSSNSRFAGVSLSPFHKLGSLELFMTGFNKHNIPGMAKIFMNSPTIHTVIITIRGYRHPEQRPWNEELWETWSSGEEIKHWESQIQCVKPFSHHLKVVKIHGFIECGLDLSFVKFILKHGKVLQQVFLYATVCSKQMDSLLRENFISQIMGFSRASPNARIVFP
- the LOC140805362 gene encoding calcium-binding protein PBP1-like — protein: MAGAREINGFQDNLARMADKLGGEGLIAELCKGFSLLMDRDKGVITFESLKTNSDFLGLKGFSDDELRSMVKEGDLDGDGGIDEMEFCVLMFRLSPELMERSEEWLEHALYQEFLHHGQN